The following are encoded together in the Flavihumibacter fluvii genome:
- a CDS encoding DUF4249 domain-containing protein: MMMYKTIQQLLLTGCFILALFGCKKPFDAPAGALDNSILVVEGTIAVGENAENTFKLSRLSPIESSTAGIPEFNAAVIIVSSTGTTWPLLQEFNGTYRSTLTLPAGDRYKVLIQTERGDQYESALQDVVHTPEIDSITWEQPDELNLFVHTHDPSNATRYYRWEYEETWEYHSWYEATLKFENGSIVSRPMEEQVFTCWKKDSSKNIHIANSIALQDDVISYQPLNTLTKTFPLDQNKLSVRYSILVKQLGLSKEAYNFWDILKKNTELTGTLFDPQPSRMPTNITCINEPAREVIGYVSVGQVSEKRIFIRNSELSSWPVIDDTDNCPRLSKTVAEAEAFILADPFNGPVTYVERTQNQYVYISSRSCYDCTLRGGNTAKPSYW; encoded by the coding sequence ATGATGATGTATAAGACCATACAGCAATTGCTGCTAACAGGATGCTTTATCCTTGCCCTGTTTGGCTGTAAGAAGCCCTTTGATGCACCAGCCGGTGCATTGGATAACTCTATACTGGTTGTTGAAGGCACTATCGCGGTGGGGGAGAATGCGGAGAATACGTTTAAGTTAAGCCGGCTAAGCCCTATAGAAAGCAGTACTGCAGGTATCCCTGAATTTAATGCCGCTGTTATCATTGTCTCCTCGACCGGAACAACCTGGCCACTGCTCCAGGAATTCAATGGCACCTACCGTTCTACCCTGACCCTGCCTGCCGGGGACAGGTATAAAGTATTGATTCAGACAGAAAGGGGCGACCAGTATGAATCAGCATTGCAGGACGTGGTACACACACCTGAAATTGACAGTATTACCTGGGAACAACCCGATGAATTGAATCTTTTTGTACATACCCATGATCCTTCAAATGCAACCCGGTACTACAGATGGGAATATGAAGAAACCTGGGAGTATCACTCCTGGTATGAAGCCACCCTGAAATTTGAAAACGGCAGTATTGTAAGTCGGCCAATGGAAGAACAGGTATTCACCTGCTGGAAGAAAGACTCATCAAAAAATATACATATCGCTAATAGCATTGCCTTGCAGGATGATGTGATCAGTTACCAGCCCTTGAATACGCTGACAAAAACTTTTCCGTTAGACCAGAATAAGCTTTCGGTGCGGTATAGCATTTTGGTAAAACAACTTGGCTTGTCAAAAGAAGCCTATAATTTCTGGGATATCCTGAAAAAGAACACGGAACTTACGGGAACACTATTCGACCCGCAGCCCTCCAGGATGCCGACAAATATTACCTGTATCAATGAACCGGCCAGGGAAGTTATCGGTTATGTTTCAGTCGGACAGGTTTCGGAGAAGAGGATTTTTATCCGTAATTCTGAACTGAGTTCGTGGCCTGTAATAGATGATACCGACAACTGCCCCCGTTTATCAAAAACTGTAGCAGAAGCAGAGGCTTTCATACTGGCTGATCCTTTCAATGGCCCCGTTACCTATGTTGAACGCACCCAAAATCAATATGTATATATCTCAAGCAGGTCTTGCTACGATTGCACACTGCGGGGCGGGAATACTGCAAAACCATCATACTGGTAA
- a CDS encoding TonB-dependent receptor, with translation MVKRVLIVAFLLGLFLQGSFAQKRSAFDSLVNVLEQKHGVRFFYNPRQTADIDIPALNGSLDEVLQKLLEGSGLTYNKDRKNRVFITSGFSLSEQLPDNYFSVKGPAKKTDTLTDDLPDKVVAANVDNMVYAVGSKGSPGSTGVITGTIRDSKSGEPMIGATVSIDGSRTVSTDGFGFYSITAPKGRHVLKVSYVGMKELTRQVNIFGSGRVNMEMREDIRSLKAAVIVAQKQSNVRGMQMGVERLNIKTIKSIPAIFGETDIMRSLLTLPGVTSVGEGTAGYNVRGGASDQNLVLLNDMTLFNPTHLFGFFSAVDPELVRGVELYKSAIPEKYGGRISSIMDVSTRDGNSKKLTGTAGLGPLTSKFTLEGPLGSEKTTFLVGGRITYSNWLLQQVPDKSYENSKASFYDLMLNFSHTFSEKDRVFLTAYTSGDKFRLNGDSTYAYTNNNVTLKWKHNFTSKLYSVLSTFLNKYDYSVEGSSHPYDAFNLKFGVQQVGAKADFKYNPTNKHDINFGVQYLQYDVAPGERKPGNDSSLILPLLVQHEKATETSVYLGDQYSITDNLSVQAGIRYSFFRNTGPQQVYQYAEGEPRNESTVVDSVQYGKGDLIQSYQGPEFRISAKYLLGDKSSVKFSYNTMQQFIHVITNTTAISPTDIWKLSDQYIRPQKGQQVSVGFYTNPGNKGLEFSVEAYYKLSKNYLDYKSGAQLILNPAIERDVISTKGKAYGAEFLLKKPSGKLNGWLSYTYSRTFLKVDDPLAGETINKGDYYPANYDKPHIVNLVGNYRFTQRFSASLSSTYSTGRPITMPIGSFEMGGGPRVYYSERNAYRIPDFFRIDFSVTIEGNHNLKQKLHTSWTFGVYNLTGRDNPYSVYFVSENGETKGYQLSVFAAPIPFISFNIRF, from the coding sequence ATGGTAAAAAGAGTACTAATTGTAGCATTTTTACTAGGCCTGTTCCTGCAAGGCAGTTTTGCCCAAAAGCGGTCTGCTTTTGATAGCCTGGTAAATGTTTTGGAACAAAAGCACGGGGTCAGGTTTTTTTACAATCCCAGGCAGACAGCAGACATCGATATTCCCGCATTAAATGGTTCACTGGATGAGGTCTTACAGAAACTGCTTGAAGGCAGCGGGCTAACCTATAATAAAGACCGGAAGAACCGGGTCTTTATCACCAGTGGTTTTTCTTTATCGGAACAGCTCCCCGACAATTATTTCTCGGTGAAGGGTCCCGCTAAAAAAACAGATACACTAACAGATGACCTGCCAGATAAAGTGGTTGCTGCAAATGTTGATAATATGGTGTATGCTGTGGGTTCAAAAGGATCTCCGGGATCAACAGGTGTTATCACAGGAACAATCCGCGACAGTAAAAGCGGTGAACCTATGATCGGCGCAACGGTAAGTATCGACGGTTCACGCACGGTATCCACCGATGGTTTCGGGTTCTATTCCATAACAGCCCCCAAAGGGCGGCATGTTTTAAAAGTGAGTTATGTAGGGATGAAGGAACTGACGCGGCAGGTGAACATATTTGGCAGTGGGCGGGTGAACATGGAAATGCGGGAAGATATCCGGAGCCTGAAAGCGGCCGTCATTGTTGCCCAGAAACAATCGAATGTACGTGGTATGCAGATGGGTGTGGAACGGCTGAATATTAAAACGATCAAGTCTATCCCGGCCATATTTGGTGAAACTGATATCATGCGCTCCCTGCTTACCTTACCCGGGGTTACTTCTGTGGGTGAAGGTACGGCAGGATATAATGTCCGTGGCGGCGCGTCTGACCAGAACCTGGTACTGTTGAACGATATGACATTGTTTAATCCGACCCACCTTTTTGGATTCTTTTCTGCAGTAGATCCTGAATTGGTGCGTGGCGTGGAATTGTATAAAAGTGCCATCCCGGAGAAGTACGGGGGCAGGATATCCTCTATCATGGATGTGTCTACAAGGGATGGAAATAGTAAAAAACTGACTGGTACTGCAGGCCTTGGACCATTAACAAGCAAATTCACCCTGGAAGGGCCGTTGGGCAGCGAAAAAACCACCTTCCTGGTGGGTGGCCGGATCACCTATTCAAACTGGTTGCTGCAACAAGTGCCTGATAAATCCTATGAAAACAGCAAGGCCTCTTTTTATGACCTGATGCTGAACTTTTCCCACACCTTCTCAGAAAAAGACCGTGTTTTCCTGACTGCTTATACCAGCGGGGATAAGTTCAGGTTGAATGGCGACTCAACCTATGCATATACGAATAACAATGTAACCCTTAAGTGGAAGCACAACTTCACTTCTAAATTATATTCCGTCCTGTCCACTTTCCTGAATAAATATGATTACTCTGTTGAAGGCAGTAGTCATCCATATGATGCATTTAACCTAAAATTCGGGGTGCAGCAGGTCGGCGCAAAAGCAGATTTCAAGTACAACCCAACGAATAAACACGATATCAATTTTGGTGTCCAGTATTTGCAATATGATGTGGCCCCGGGCGAACGCAAGCCTGGTAATGATTCCTCATTAATTCTCCCTTTATTGGTGCAGCATGAAAAAGCCACCGAGACTTCGGTTTACCTTGGCGATCAATATTCCATTACAGATAATTTGTCGGTCCAGGCTGGTATCCGGTACAGTTTTTTCCGGAATACAGGGCCACAACAGGTGTACCAGTATGCTGAGGGGGAACCCCGAAATGAATCAACTGTCGTGGATTCCGTCCAATATGGTAAAGGAGACCTAATTCAGTCCTACCAGGGACCTGAATTCAGGATATCAGCAAAATATTTGCTGGGAGATAAGTCATCGGTCAAATTCAGTTACAACACAATGCAGCAGTTTATCCATGTGATCACCAATACAACGGCTATTTCACCCACCGATATCTGGAAATTGTCAGACCAGTACATCCGGCCACAAAAAGGCCAGCAGGTCTCTGTTGGATTTTATACCAATCCCGGTAATAAAGGCCTCGAATTTTCTGTTGAAGCCTATTATAAGCTGAGCAAGAATTACCTCGACTATAAAAGCGGCGCCCAGTTGATCCTCAACCCGGCCATTGAAAGGGATGTCATCAGTACAAAGGGGAAAGCGTATGGCGCAGAATTTTTATTGAAAAAGCCTTCCGGTAAATTGAATGGATGGCTGAGTTATACCTATTCAAGGACATTCCTGAAAGTGGATGACCCATTGGCTGGTGAAACTATTAATAAGGGTGACTATTACCCGGCTAATTACGATAAGCCACATATCGTAAACCTGGTTGGCAATTACCGGTTTACCCAACGTTTCAGCGCTTCACTTTCTTCCACCTACAGTACCGGCAGGCCGATCACCATGCCCATTGGATCATTTGAAATGGGTGGTGGTCCCAGGGTTTATTATTCCGAAAGGAATGCGTACAGGATACCCGATTTTTTCCGGATCGACTTTTCTGTAACGATTGAAGGAAACCATAACCTTAAGCAGAAACTGCATACCTCCTGGACCTTTGGGGTGTACAATTTGACGGGAAGGGATAATCCCTACTCCGTATATTTTGTGTCGGAGAATGGGGAGACCAAAGGCTACCAGTTATCGGTTTTTGCAGCACCCATACCTTTCATTTCTTTCAATATCCGGTTTTAA
- a CDS encoding amidohydrolase family protein has product MNLNEIKPAPLGDTPDSPENIRLKDFRPVSIFKTAETKISRAKYPAVDVHSHAWDANTSIAELSRRMTAANIERSIVLTFETGNGFDQVVHQFKDFAHQFDLWCGFDYTGYDIPGSGWIENALAELDRCHKIGAKGVGELGDKGLGEFYSRPVPGYNMHIDDERLSPLFKRCGQLKMPVSIHVAEPIWMYLPMDASNDGMMNAYNWRIDQTREYLLGFDALLLSLEKAVQAHPGTIFIACHFANCTHDLQRLGKMLDLYPNLFADISSRLKEVGTVPRYAAAFFEKYQDRLLFGSDLGYDPSKPMDYVNTIYEMSFRLLESADDHIYDHAFSKFHWPLYGLNLPDQVLKKLYRDNFLRVIG; this is encoded by the coding sequence ATGAACCTCAATGAAATAAAACCGGCTCCTCTCGGCGATACCCCAGATTCTCCGGAAAATATCCGGCTGAAAGATTTCAGGCCGGTGTCAATTTTCAAAACAGCTGAAACGAAAATATCCCGGGCTAAGTACCCTGCGGTTGACGTGCATTCGCATGCCTGGGATGCCAACACCAGTATTGCTGAATTATCCAGGAGAATGACAGCGGCCAATATTGAAAGAAGTATCGTGCTGACTTTCGAGACCGGCAACGGTTTTGACCAGGTGGTTCATCAGTTCAAAGATTTCGCACACCAGTTCGATCTCTGGTGCGGATTTGATTATACCGGTTATGATATACCGGGATCCGGTTGGATTGAAAACGCCCTGGCAGAACTGGATCGGTGCCACAAGATTGGTGCTAAAGGAGTGGGTGAATTGGGCGATAAAGGCCTGGGTGAATTTTATTCGCGGCCCGTCCCCGGTTACAATATGCATATTGATGATGAAAGGCTGTCACCCCTGTTTAAACGCTGCGGGCAACTAAAGATGCCCGTTAGTATCCATGTTGCCGAACCCATCTGGATGTACCTGCCTATGGATGCCAGCAACGACGGCATGATGAATGCTTATAACTGGCGGATAGACCAAACCAGGGAATACCTGTTGGGATTTGATGCCTTGCTGCTTTCGCTGGAAAAAGCTGTACAGGCCCATCCTGGAACCATCTTTATAGCCTGCCATTTTGCCAACTGCACCCATGACCTCCAAAGGCTGGGCAAAATGCTGGACCTGTACCCAAATCTCTTTGCGGATATTTCTTCGCGCCTGAAAGAGGTGGGAACAGTTCCGCGTTATGCTGCTGCATTTTTTGAGAAATACCAGGACCGCCTTTTGTTCGGCAGCGACCTGGGCTACGACCCCTCCAAGCCCATGGATTATGTGAATACCATTTACGAGATGTCGTTCCGGCTGCTGGAATCGGCAGACGACCATATCTACGATCATGCCTTTTCAAAATTCCACTGGCCATTGTATGGACTGAACCTGCCTGACCAGGTGCTGAAAAAATTATACCGCGATAATTTCCTAAGGGTGATTGGGTGA
- a CDS encoding DUF5818 domain-containing protein, with the protein MKKLLFLLLLGFSLNGFSQTSTTWTGFISDANCGAKGSDESHAACAVKCVKGGAAPVLVVDKKVYKIADPKKVMDYVGKKVKITGTIKDDTITIEKVEA; encoded by the coding sequence ATGAAAAAATTATTGTTTCTCTTGTTATTAGGCTTCAGTTTGAATGGTTTTTCCCAAACAAGCACTACCTGGACCGGTTTCATCAGTGACGCCAACTGTGGCGCGAAAGGAAGTGATGAATCGCATGCAGCCTGCGCTGTAAAATGTGTTAAAGGCGGTGCTGCGCCCGTACTTGTAGTGGATAAAAAGGTGTACAAAATTGCCGACCCTAAAAAAGTGATGGACTATGTTGGTAAAAAAGTAAAAATCACCGGAACCATCAAGGATGATACCATTACCATTGAGAAAGTAGAAGCATAA
- a CDS encoding DUF2809 domain-containing protein, giving the protein MKNKKSIYIIVSISLFVGLLHFAIGPAYQGVFRHFIRGYLIDILLPMNLYLLLQISLRKNISVSKARIISAIFTFAVGTIVEILQFYKIEVFGRTYDLWDILMYAIGIGAGIVIDLTIIDKFEKQL; this is encoded by the coding sequence ATGAAGAACAAGAAAAGCATTTACATAATTGTCTCAATATCCCTGTTTGTCGGACTATTACATTTCGCAATTGGACCCGCATATCAAGGAGTTTTTAGGCATTTTATCCGTGGCTATTTAATTGATATTCTTCTACCAATGAATCTATACTTATTGCTGCAAATATCCCTAAGAAAGAACATATCAGTAAGTAAAGCCCGAATCATTAGTGCAATATTCACCTTTGCTGTTGGAACAATAGTAGAAATATTACAATTTTATAAAATCGAAGTTTTTGGCAGGACGTATGACCTTTGGGATATATTAATGTATGCAATTGGAATTGGAGCAGGTATCGTAATTGATTTGACAATAATTGACAAATTCGAAAAGCAACTATAA
- a CDS encoding metal-dependent hydrolase family protein produces the protein MISQTSGHGDFRNINQRPISLGGNLDHSENIDAALIADGKDGVLVAVRETLKRGASQIKLCAGGGVSSSFDPLDVSQYTEEEIHAAVEAAADWGTYVTVHAFTPRAVNKAIAAGVQCIEHGQLLDEATVKLMGEKGIWLSIQALDSEGREDFSEEQKQKKADVANGADAVIKLAKKYKVKMAWGTDVFFNPPINKNQNAYIAKMGSWFTPYEVLKLITSDNAQLLALSGKRSPYMQGKLGVIEEGAYADMILVDGNPLKDINVMVEYDKNFVLIIKDGKIYKNSLGK, from the coding sequence ATGATTTCTCAAACATCGGGTCATGGCGATTTCAGAAACATTAATCAAAGACCTATTTCACTTGGCGGCAATTTGGATCATTCCGAGAATATAGATGCCGCTTTAATTGCTGATGGAAAAGATGGTGTGTTGGTGGCTGTAAGAGAGACACTAAAAAGAGGTGCTTCACAAATTAAGCTTTGTGCAGGTGGTGGCGTTTCATCCAGCTTTGATCCGCTTGATGTAAGTCAATATACCGAAGAAGAAATACATGCAGCCGTTGAAGCAGCAGCCGATTGGGGAACATATGTAACGGTACATGCTTTTACACCAAGAGCCGTAAATAAGGCAATTGCGGCAGGCGTTCAGTGTATTGAACATGGTCAGTTGCTGGATGAAGCTACCGTAAAACTAATGGGTGAAAAGGGTATATGGCTAAGTATCCAGGCATTGGATAGTGAAGGCCGTGAAGATTTTTCAGAAGAGCAGAAACAAAAAAAGGCTGATGTTGCTAATGGTGCAGACGCTGTGATTAAGTTGGCAAAAAAATATAAAGTGAAAATGGCATGGGGTACGGATGTATTTTTCAATCCTCCAATTAATAAAAATCAAAACGCCTACATTGCAAAAATGGGTAGTTGGTTCACGCCATATGAAGTACTCAAACTGATTACATCCGACAATGCACAACTTCTTGCACTTTCAGGCAAAAGAAGTCCTTACATGCAGGGTAAATTGGGCGTTATTGAAGAAGGTGCTTATGCGGATATGATTTTAGTGGACGGTAATCCATTAAAGGATATAAATGTCATGGTGGAATATGACAAAAATTTTGTTTTAATAATAAAAGACGGTAAAATTTATAAAAATAGTCTTGGCAAATAG
- a CDS encoding amidohydrolase family protein: MTRILKTLFSFFALTIWVCHFAIGQSNIEYDIVLTGGRVIDPETKLDAIKNVGIINNRIAQISSEQLKGKQTINVPGLVVAPGFIDLHVHGRTNTEQEYQLHDGLTTAMELEWGIENLKEWYATRQSKALINFGASVCWPYERFKAIDKYKDAVSKLLETSIKGESSIDKRNNAILPAATEQLTTEEMNKTLDNIKASLSEGGIGIGIPIGYLPKTNPNEMYKVFQLAGELNILVFTHVRNPDIISIQEVIANATLTNAPLHIVHINSMALGNIQLGLEMVNAAQKRGFDITTELYSYTAGSTSLQSAMFSDGWQDRLGISYGDLQWVATGERLTKETFDAYRKTGGTVILHAMKPEWIRTGIAAPGVIIASDGMPYAKLAHPRTGGTFSRVLGKYVREEKVIDLMTAIEKMTLLPAKRLENIAPMMRFKGRIQIGADADITIFNPNTIIDKGTFENGPAFSEGIEYVIVNGVVVLRNGKTVDNVFAGQPIYGKYKK, encoded by the coding sequence ATGACAAGAATATTAAAAACACTATTTTCCTTTTTTGCATTGACAATATGGGTTTGTCATTTTGCAATTGGACAATCAAATATTGAATATGATATTGTATTAACGGGCGGAAGAGTTATAGACCCGGAAACAAAACTTGATGCAATAAAAAATGTGGGCATTATTAATAACCGTATTGCCCAAATTTCATCAGAACAATTGAAAGGAAAACAAACGATTAATGTACCAGGTTTAGTGGTAGCTCCCGGCTTTATTGATTTGCATGTACATGGCCGAACCAACACAGAGCAAGAATATCAGTTGCATGATGGCCTTACTACTGCAATGGAACTGGAATGGGGAATTGAGAACCTTAAAGAGTGGTATGCAACAAGACAGTCAAAGGCATTGATAAACTTTGGAGCAAGTGTATGCTGGCCTTACGAACGATTTAAAGCCATAGATAAATATAAAGATGCTGTAAGTAAATTGCTGGAAACAAGCATAAAAGGGGAATCATCAATAGATAAGCGGAATAATGCAATTCTTCCTGCTGCAACAGAGCAGCTTACTACGGAAGAAATGAACAAAACATTGGATAACATTAAAGCATCTTTGAGCGAAGGCGGGATTGGTATAGGTATCCCTATCGGGTACTTGCCTAAAACAAATCCAAATGAAATGTACAAGGTGTTTCAGTTGGCTGGCGAATTGAATATACTGGTATTCACACATGTAAGAAACCCCGACATAATTTCAATACAGGAAGTAATAGCAAATGCCACCCTCACAAATGCACCTCTGCATATTGTTCATATCAATAGTATGGCATTAGGTAATATTCAATTAGGCCTGGAAATGGTGAATGCCGCACAAAAAAGAGGATTTGATATTACAACCGAACTTTATTCTTACACCGCCGGATCTACAAGTTTACAAAGTGCAATGTTCTCTGACGGATGGCAGGATAGGTTAGGTATTAGTTATGGTGACCTGCAATGGGTTGCAACGGGCGAACGCCTTACTAAGGAAACATTTGATGCCTATCGCAAAACCGGAGGAACAGTAATCTTACATGCGATGAAACCTGAATGGATTAGGACTGGTATTGCAGCACCTGGTGTTATTATTGCATCAGACGGAATGCCATATGCAAAATTGGCACATCCAAGAACCGGGGGAACTTTCTCAAGAGTGCTAGGAAAATATGTAAGAGAAGAGAAAGTAATTGACCTTATGACCGCTATTGAAAAAATGACATTGCTGCCAGCTAAAAGACTGGAAAATATTGCACCAATGATGAGGTTCAAAGGAAGAATACAAATTGGTGCTGACGCTGATATTACTATTTTCAACCCCAATACAATAATTGATAAAGGAACTTTTGAAAATGGTCCTGCCTTTTCAGAAGGCATTGAATATGTAATTGTGAATGGTGTGGTTGTTTTAAGAAATGGAAAAACAGTTGACAATGTTTTTGCGGGACAACCAATTTACGGTAAGTACAAGAAATAG
- a CDS encoding OsmC family protein: MIYTSIVKERQQPLNENYILDPQAAWITDVAVIEGKNLSDPFHTSVCINDELKVDFPVGVHRAVGGHHDFPNSGDLLCAAMASCFETALRMIANRLQIALYKTTIRATANVDVRGTLRVDKNVPVCFQTMGLEVEITINNSVKEETANKLISATEQSCIVLQTLTKGIPVLVDVKILYCDNTSI, encoded by the coding sequence ATGATATATACTTCAATTGTAAAGGAACGGCAACAACCATTGAACGAAAACTACATTTTAGATCCCCAGGCAGCATGGATTACTGATGTGGCTGTAATTGAAGGGAAAAATCTAAGTGATCCTTTTCATACATCCGTTTGTATCAATGATGAACTTAAGGTTGACTTTCCAGTTGGGGTTCATAGAGCAGTTGGTGGTCACCATGATTTCCCGAATTCCGGCGATTTGCTATGTGCAGCCATGGCATCCTGTTTTGAGACCGCACTCAGGATGATTGCAAACCGATTGCAGATCGCCCTGTATAAAACAACAATTAGAGCTACGGCAAATGTTGATGTGCGCGGGACATTGAGAGTTGATAAAAATGTGCCCGTATGTTTTCAGACAATGGGATTAGAAGTTGAGATTACCATAAATAATAGTGTTAAAGAAGAAACAGCAAATAAACTGATTAGCGCTACAGAGCAAAGTTGTATAGTACTACAAACGCTAACTAAAGGAATCCCGGTCCTGGTAGATGTGAAAATATTATATTGTGATAATACGTCTATTTAA